From Sceloporus undulatus isolate JIND9_A2432 ecotype Alabama chromosome 6, SceUnd_v1.1, whole genome shotgun sequence, one genomic window encodes:
- the CCR4 gene encoding C-C chemokine receptor type 4, whose product MTFTSGAAPTTMGYQLYSLYEDNYDDSPEPCIKDEVRRFSSWFLPTFYSLVFLLGLAGNTLVLLVLFKYKRLRTMTDIYLFNLALSDLLFVFALPFWSYFVADEWVFGDGLCKVISWIYRIGFYSGIFFIMLMSIDRYLAVVHVVFALKARTVSYGTLASLIVWLVAIAASFPELIFSKSVSKYNHTACKSIYHSTEWKLFVSLETNILGLLMPFIVMLFCYTQIVKNLMHCRNEKKKKAVKMIFAVMIVFFVFWIPYNILLLLQYFVDVGIISGCSISKNLDYADQVTQTLAFFHCCLNPVIYFFMGQKFKKYIKLFFKNCILTKRLCKPCGLPETIYSESSSSFRTQSTSEEEAL is encoded by the coding sequence ATGACCTTTACTTCTGGTGCTGCTCCCACCACCATGGGATACCAACTATATTCTTTATATGAGGATAACTATGACGATAGTCCCGAACCATGCATCAAAGACGAAGTGAGAAGATTTAGTTCTTGGTTCCTTCCCACATTTTATTCGCTAGTGTTCCTCCTTGGTTTGGCAGGGAATACCCTTGTCCTCTTGGTACTGTTCAAATACAAGAGGTTGAGAACTATGACTGACATTTATCTATTCAATCTTGCCCTCTCTgacttgctttttgtttttgctcttcCCTTTTGGTCTTATTTTGTGGCCGATGAATGGGTGTTTGGAGATGGCTTGTGTAAAGTAATCTCTTGGATCTACAGAATCGGGTTTTACAGTGGGATCTTTTTTATCATGCTCATGAGCATCGATCGGTATTTAGCTGTGGTTCATGTGGTGTTTGCTTTGAAAGCAAGAACTGTAAGCTATGGGACTCTTGCTAGTCTCATTGTGTGGCTAGTAGCCATCGCAGCGTCTTTTCCAGAGCTGATATTTAGCAAATCTGTGAGCAAATATAACCATACTGCATGCAAGTCCATATACCATAGCACAGAATGGAAACTTTTTGTCTCTTTAGAAACCAACATTTTGGGCCTCCTTATGCCATTCATAGTCATGTTATTTTGCTACACACAGATTGTTAAGAACttaatgcactgcagaaatgaaaagaagaagaaggctgtGAAGATGATCTTTGCTGTTATGATTGTATTTTTTGTGTTCTGGATCCCTTACAACATTTTACTTCTCCTGCAATATTTTGTGGATGTTGGCATTATTAGCGGTTGCAGTATCAGCAAAAACCTGGACTATGCAGATCAAGTGACTCAGACGCTAGCCTTTTTTCACTGCTGTCTCAATCCAGTTATCTACTTCTTTATGGGGCAAAAATTCAAAAAGTATATCAAGCTTTTCTTTAAGAATTGCATCTTGACAAAAAGATTATGCAAACCTTGTGGGCTCCCTGAGACTATTTATTCTGAATCCTCAAGTTCATTCCGCACCCAGTCCACAAGTGAAGAAGAGGCACTCTGA